A part of Microbacterium atlanticum genomic DNA contains:
- a CDS encoding MFS transporter produces the protein MPSLGDLIAPRRLGRDFRWLLASSWTSNLGDGIALAAAPLLIASLTSSPILVAAGAMMQFLPWLLFGLLAGAVADHHDRRRLVMLANGIRAVIVLVLVVFLVTGQATVWLVLATAFLYGTAEVFADSAGSTLLPMLVKPADLGIGNARMQAGFLVANQLAGPPLGAFLFALGSFWPFLLQVLCVTLAVLLVSRIARTPVPEHPEAAPGTKAHAIREGLRWLRFNAPVRTLVIIILVFNVTWAAPWGVLVLYATEHLGMGPVGYGALTTASALGGFIAIFSFGWLEKHVSFSTLMRVCLSLEVLMHLGFALTTSPIVAFAIMFGFGLYAFVWGTISTTVRQRLVPMELQGRIASVNMVGVFAGLVIGQFLGGVLAQLFGLTAPWWFAFGGSAVTLLLVWRSISHIAAAKPVLDADEADQARREDEPGAGGLPLID, from the coding sequence ATGCCCTCCCTCGGCGACCTGATCGCGCCCCGCCGGCTGGGACGGGACTTCCGGTGGCTGCTGGCATCGTCCTGGACGAGCAACCTCGGCGACGGCATCGCCCTCGCCGCCGCCCCGCTGCTCATCGCCTCGCTCACCTCATCGCCCATCCTGGTTGCCGCGGGCGCCATGATGCAGTTCCTGCCCTGGCTGCTCTTCGGCCTGCTCGCCGGCGCCGTCGCCGACCACCACGACCGGCGGCGGCTGGTGATGCTGGCCAACGGCATCCGGGCGGTGATCGTGCTCGTGCTCGTCGTGTTCCTCGTGACCGGGCAGGCGACGGTGTGGCTGGTGCTCGCGACGGCGTTCCTCTACGGCACCGCGGAGGTGTTCGCCGACTCGGCGGGAAGCACCCTCCTGCCGATGCTCGTGAAGCCCGCCGACCTCGGCATCGGCAACGCCCGCATGCAGGCCGGCTTCCTCGTCGCCAACCAGCTCGCCGGCCCGCCACTGGGCGCCTTCCTCTTCGCGCTGGGCTCCTTCTGGCCGTTCCTGCTCCAGGTGCTGTGCGTGACGCTGGCGGTGCTGCTCGTCTCGCGCATCGCGCGCACCCCTGTGCCCGAGCACCCGGAGGCCGCTCCGGGCACCAAGGCGCATGCCATCCGCGAAGGGCTGCGGTGGCTGCGCTTCAATGCCCCGGTACGCACCCTCGTCATCATCATCCTGGTCTTCAACGTCACCTGGGCCGCCCCCTGGGGCGTGCTCGTGCTGTACGCCACCGAACACCTCGGCATGGGACCCGTGGGCTACGGCGCGCTCACGACCGCGTCCGCGCTGGGCGGCTTCATCGCCATCTTCAGCTTCGGCTGGCTCGAGAAGCATGTGTCGTTCTCCACGCTGATGCGCGTGTGCCTCTCGCTGGAAGTGCTGATGCACCTGGGCTTCGCGCTCACCACGTCGCCGATCGTCGCCTTCGCGATCATGTTCGGCTTCGGGCTGTACGCCTTCGTGTGGGGCACGATCTCCACGACGGTCCGCCAGCGCCTGGTGCCCATGGAGCTGCAGGGCCGCATCGCGTCGGTGAACATGGTGGGCGTCTTCGCCGGGCTCGTCATCGGCCAGTTCCTCGGCGGTGTTCTCGCCCAGCTCTTCGGGCTCACCGCGCCGTGGTGGTTCGCGTTCGGCGGCTCGGCGGTGACGCTGCTGCTGGTATGGCGCTCGATCTCGCACATCGCGGCGGCGAAGCCGGTGCTCGATGCCGACGAAGCCGATCAGGCCCGTCGTGAGGACGAGCCCGGGGCCGGCGGCCTTCCGCTGATCGACTGA
- a CDS encoding RNA polymerase sigma factor — MGHDVDATITRVYRDEWSRVVAGLARRFGDLDIAEESAAEAFATAIARWPADGIPPNPGAWITTTANRKAIDRLRREARRDELQQEALMLTDDSPAEPVGAVDDDRLRLVFTCCHPALSMEARVALTLRIVGGLTVAEIAHAFLVQETTMGQRITRAKAKIKAAKIPYRLPEGEELPARVEGVLAVLYLVFNEGYLASGAADDPVRRDLTGEAIRLTRLVRALLRAGSPEHGAATGLLALMLLTEARTDARVSGDGELVRLDEQDRARWDRALIDEGLALVGERIDAPDMPRSPALDPAAARGDGALGRYEILARINAVHVRAAHARDTDWSQIVALYGLLERVEPSPIVTLNKAVAVSEFDSPEVALAMVERLGDPLDGYHAFHATRAELLRRVGRPGDAAAAYDRAIALAGNTAEVTHLTRRRAEVAAAGSSAEQRDVSRSSVSSPSHP; from the coding sequence ATGGGTCACGACGTCGACGCGACGATCACCCGCGTTTACCGCGACGAGTGGTCGCGGGTGGTTGCGGGGCTCGCACGCCGATTCGGCGACCTCGACATCGCCGAGGAGTCGGCGGCCGAGGCTTTCGCAACGGCGATCGCGCGGTGGCCGGCCGACGGGATCCCGCCGAACCCCGGCGCTTGGATCACGACGACGGCGAACCGCAAGGCGATCGACCGGCTGCGGCGCGAGGCCCGGCGCGACGAGCTGCAGCAGGAGGCGCTCATGCTGACGGACGACTCGCCCGCCGAGCCCGTCGGTGCGGTCGACGACGATCGGCTGCGGCTGGTGTTCACGTGCTGCCACCCCGCCTTGTCGATGGAGGCGCGCGTGGCCCTCACGCTGCGAATCGTGGGCGGCCTCACGGTTGCGGAGATCGCGCACGCGTTCCTTGTGCAGGAGACCACGATGGGTCAGCGGATCACGCGCGCGAAGGCCAAGATCAAGGCCGCGAAGATCCCGTACCGCCTGCCCGAGGGCGAGGAGCTGCCGGCCCGCGTCGAGGGTGTGCTCGCCGTGCTGTACCTCGTCTTCAACGAGGGATACCTCGCATCCGGCGCGGCGGACGATCCGGTGCGGCGCGACCTCACCGGCGAGGCGATCCGGCTCACGCGGCTCGTGCGCGCCCTGCTGCGTGCGGGCTCGCCCGAGCACGGCGCGGCCACGGGACTGCTCGCGCTCATGCTGCTGACCGAGGCGCGCACCGACGCGCGGGTCTCGGGCGACGGCGAGCTCGTACGGCTCGACGAGCAGGATCGCGCCCGCTGGGACCGCGCGCTCATCGACGAAGGTCTCGCCCTGGTGGGCGAGCGAATCGATGCTCCCGATATGCCCCGTTCCCCGGCACTCGATCCGGCTGCGGCTCGCGGTGACGGCGCGCTCGGCAGGTACGAGATCCTGGCGCGGATCAATGCGGTGCATGTTCGTGCAGCACACGCGCGCGACACCGACTGGTCGCAGATCGTGGCGCTCTACGGGCTTCTGGAACGGGTCGAGCCCAGCCCGATCGTGACCCTCAACAAGGCCGTCGCGGTGTCCGAGTTCGACTCGCCCGAGGTGGCGCTCGCCATGGTCGAGCGCCTCGGCGATCCCCTCGACGGCTATCACGCGTTCCACGCGACGCGCGCCGAGCTGCTGCGCCGCGTCGGGCGACCCGGCGACGCCGCCGCTGCGTACGACCGGGCCATCGCGCTCGCCGGCAACACCGCCGAGGTCACGCACCTCACTCGCCGACGGGCCGAGGTCGCGGCCGCCGGATCGAGTGCCGAGCAACGAGACGTATCGAGATCATCCGTCTCGTCCCCATCCCATCCCTGA
- a CDS encoding YciI family protein, whose protein sequence is MTQQYLVIHMTDASGSTLAQDDDRRMLESWAKEGEDAGRLGSGAPVAAAEHAKSVVVRDGSVLVTDGPFPEFKEWFAGYDLVEADSIDEAAAYMAKHPSAVLGRILILPLVSLPWDEGA, encoded by the coding sequence GTGACCCAGCAGTACCTCGTGATCCACATGACCGACGCGTCGGGGTCGACCCTCGCGCAGGACGACGACCGGCGCATGCTCGAGTCGTGGGCGAAGGAGGGGGAGGATGCCGGCCGCCTGGGCTCTGGCGCGCCGGTCGCGGCCGCCGAGCACGCGAAGTCGGTCGTCGTGCGCGACGGCAGCGTGCTCGTCACGGACGGACCGTTCCCCGAGTTCAAGGAGTGGTTCGCCGGCTACGACCTCGTCGAGGCGGATTCCATCGACGAGGCGGCGGCCTACATGGCGAAGCACCCCAGCGCGGTGCTCGGGCGGATCCTGATCCTGCCCCTCGTCAGCCTCCCCTGGGACGAAGGCGCGTAG
- the metG gene encoding methionine--tRNA ligase, translated as MTSGRQSFYITTPIYYPSDVPHIGHGYTTVAVDTLARWHRQAGDDTWMLTGTDEHGQKMLRAASANGVTPQQWVDKLVTESWFPLLQTLDVANDDFIRTTQERHEERVKAFVQAIYDRGYIYAGEYEALYCVGCEEFKPESEIVDGTGPFEGLKVCAIHSKPLELLQEKNYFFKLSEFQDRLLELYQSDFVQPESARNEVVSFVRSGLKDLSISRSAFDWGIPLPWDESHVIYVWVDALLNYATAVGYGSDPEQFARRWPAYHVVGKDILRFHAVIWPAMLMAAGVDVPKGVFAHGWLLVGGEKMSKSKLTGIAPTEITDVFGSDAYRFYFLSAIAFGQDGSFSWEDLSARYQAELANGFGNLASRTTAMVERYFEGIVPPPAAYTDADLQIQRTVADAATAADAAIERFRIDEAISSVWTIVDALNLYITENEPWALAKDETQRERLGTVLYTAADGLRALAVLLSPVMPASTEKLWIALGAAETLGRLQDQPIREAGTWGLLKPGTSVNGLAPLFPRVEQTV; from the coding sequence GTGACTTCCGGCCGCCAGTCCTTCTACATCACGACGCCGATCTACTACCCGAGCGACGTGCCGCACATCGGCCACGGCTACACCACCGTGGCGGTCGACACCCTTGCCCGCTGGCACCGCCAGGCGGGCGACGACACCTGGATGCTGACGGGCACCGACGAGCACGGCCAGAAGATGCTCCGCGCGGCCAGCGCGAACGGCGTCACGCCGCAGCAGTGGGTCGACAAGCTCGTGACCGAGTCGTGGTTTCCGCTGCTGCAGACGCTCGACGTCGCCAATGACGACTTCATCCGCACCACGCAGGAGCGCCACGAGGAGCGCGTCAAGGCCTTCGTGCAGGCCATCTACGACCGCGGCTACATCTACGCCGGCGAGTACGAGGCGCTGTACTGCGTCGGCTGCGAGGAGTTCAAGCCGGAGTCCGAGATCGTCGACGGCACCGGCCCGTTCGAGGGCCTCAAGGTGTGCGCGATCCACTCCAAGCCGCTGGAGCTCCTGCAGGAGAAGAACTACTTCTTCAAGCTCAGCGAGTTCCAGGACCGCCTGCTCGAGCTGTACCAGTCCGACTTCGTGCAGCCCGAGAGCGCCCGCAACGAGGTGGTCTCGTTCGTGCGGTCGGGGCTGAAGGACCTGTCGATCTCGCGCTCGGCGTTCGACTGGGGCATCCCGCTGCCGTGGGACGAGTCGCACGTCATCTACGTGTGGGTGGACGCGCTGCTCAACTACGCCACCGCGGTGGGCTACGGCTCCGACCCCGAGCAGTTCGCGCGCCGCTGGCCGGCGTACCACGTGGTCGGCAAGGACATCCTGCGCTTCCACGCGGTGATCTGGCCGGCCATGCTGATGGCCGCGGGCGTCGACGTGCCCAAGGGCGTGTTCGCGCACGGCTGGCTGCTCGTCGGCGGCGAGAAGATGTCCAAGTCCAAGCTCACCGGCATCGCGCCCACCGAGATCACCGACGTCTTCGGCTCCGACGCGTACCGCTTCTACTTCCTCTCGGCGATCGCGTTCGGCCAGGACGGCTCGTTCTCGTGGGAGGACCTCTCGGCCCGCTACCAGGCCGAGCTCGCCAACGGCTTCGGCAACCTCGCCTCGCGGACGACCGCGATGGTCGAGCGCTACTTCGAGGGCATCGTGCCCCCGCCCGCCGCCTACACCGACGCCGACCTGCAGATCCAGCGGACGGTGGCGGATGCCGCGACCGCCGCCGACGCCGCGATCGAGCGCTTCCGCATCGACGAGGCCATCTCGTCGGTGTGGACGATCGTCGACGCGCTGAACCTCTACATCACCGAGAACGAGCCGTGGGCGCTCGCGAAGGACGAGACGCAGCGCGAGCGGCTGGGGACGGTGCTCTACACCGCCGCCGACGGCCTGCGCGCGCTCGCGGTGCTGCTGTCGCCGGTGATGCCGGCGTCGACCGAGAAGCTGTGGATCGCGCTCGGCGCCGCGGAGACGCTGGGCCGACTGCAGGACCAGCCGATCCGGGAGGCCGGCACGTGGGGCCTGCTGAAGCCGGGCACCTCGGTGAACGGCCTCGCGCCGCTGTTCCCCCGCGTCGAGCAGACGGTCTGA
- a CDS encoding sugar porter family MFS transporter — MSSAHTPGHDVSVPLARVVLVASTAALGGFLFGFDTAVINGAVSAIGEQFQTGPFLLGFAVASALIGCAIGAWFAGRIADRYGRIRVMIIAAILFVASALGCGLAFSVWDLSFWRIVGGLGVGAASVIAPAYIAEVSPPAYRGRLGSLQQMAIVTGIFVALLTDAGIVAAAGTATAPWLLGLEAWRWMFLSELIPAVIYGVLALTIPESPRYLIARGEMTRAKDVLARYVGGDVEKTSTDILKTVEGKEDRPRFRILRGRSFGLLPIVWIGIGLSVLQQFTGINVIFYYSTTLWQAVGFTEQDSLTITVITSVTNIVTTIIAILLIDRVGRKPLLLIGAMGQFACLAVLTVMFASAPIVDGEPVLEGAAGTIALLAANLYVVFFGASWGPVVWVLLGEMFSNRIRAVALSVAAAAQWAANFVISTTFPALAAVGLGLAYGVYTFFAFVAIFFVIRYVRETKGQTLESMQDAPARAPR, encoded by the coding sequence ATGAGCTCGGCGCACACACCCGGCCACGACGTCTCGGTCCCCCTCGCGCGGGTGGTGCTCGTCGCGTCGACCGCCGCCCTCGGCGGGTTCCTGTTCGGCTTCGACACCGCCGTGATCAACGGCGCGGTGAGCGCGATCGGAGAGCAGTTCCAGACCGGGCCGTTCCTGCTGGGCTTCGCGGTCGCCTCAGCTCTCATCGGCTGCGCGATCGGCGCGTGGTTCGCCGGCCGCATCGCGGATCGGTACGGGCGCATCCGCGTCATGATCATCGCCGCGATCCTCTTCGTCGCGAGCGCCCTCGGCTGCGGCCTGGCCTTCAGCGTGTGGGACCTCTCGTTCTGGCGCATCGTCGGCGGGCTCGGAGTCGGGGCGGCATCCGTCATCGCCCCCGCCTACATCGCAGAGGTGTCACCGCCCGCCTACCGGGGCCGGCTGGGATCGCTCCAGCAGATGGCGATCGTCACGGGCATCTTCGTCGCGCTCCTCACGGACGCCGGCATCGTCGCCGCCGCGGGCACGGCCACCGCCCCCTGGCTGCTCGGCCTCGAGGCGTGGCGTTGGATGTTCCTGTCGGAGCTCATCCCCGCAGTGATCTACGGCGTGCTGGCCCTCACCATCCCCGAGTCCCCCCGCTACCTCATCGCACGCGGTGAGATGACGCGGGCGAAGGACGTGCTCGCGCGCTACGTCGGCGGCGACGTCGAGAAGACCTCGACCGACATCCTCAAGACGGTCGAGGGCAAGGAGGATCGGCCGCGGTTCCGCATCCTGCGCGGCAGGAGTTTCGGCCTGCTCCCCATCGTCTGGATCGGCATCGGCCTGTCGGTGCTCCAGCAGTTCACGGGCATCAACGTCATCTTCTACTACTCCACGACGCTGTGGCAGGCTGTCGGGTTCACCGAGCAGGACTCGCTCACCATCACGGTGATCACCTCGGTGACCAACATCGTCACGACGATCATCGCGATCCTGCTGATCGACCGCGTGGGGCGCAAGCCGCTGCTGCTCATCGGGGCGATGGGCCAGTTCGCCTGCCTGGCCGTGCTGACGGTGATGTTCGCCTCGGCTCCGATCGTCGACGGCGAGCCGGTGCTGGAGGGGGCCGCCGGCACGATCGCGCTCCTCGCGGCGAATCTCTACGTCGTGTTCTTCGGCGCGTCGTGGGGCCCGGTCGTGTGGGTGCTGCTGGGCGAGATGTTCAGCAACCGGATCCGCGCGGTGGCCCTCTCGGTCGCGGCGGCCGCGCAGTGGGCGGCCAACTTCGTCATCTCGACGACCTTCCCCGCCCTCGCCGCGGTCGGGCTCGGCCTCGCGTACGGCGTCTACACCTTCTTCGCGTTCGTCGCGATCTTCTTCGTCATCCGGTACGTCCGCGAGACGAAGGGGCAGACCCTCGAGTCGATGCAGGATGCCCCCGCCCGCGCACCGCGCTAG
- a CDS encoding TatD family hydrolase, protein MTPVPEPRVPYPGAASDPSQYVRTREKGSRDVTYPASPEPLAVPVYDNHAHLEIEDGEAGLSLDEQLERAGAVGVAGVVQAGGDIESSRWSAWAAATHPRVLAAVAIHPNEAPAYAAAGRLDEAIAAIDELAAQPRVRAIGESGLDFFRTGADGLPAQFESFEAHIALAKKHAVAMQIHDRDAHEAVLETLARVGAPERTVFHCFSGDAGMARIAGEQGYYLSFAGNVTFKNAQNLRDALAVIPRELILVETDAPFLTPVPHRGRPNAPYLVPVTVRFMAAELGVDVDELCAQLAANTVEVYGAFED, encoded by the coding sequence ATGACACCCGTCCCTGAGCCCCGGGTGCCGTACCCGGGCGCCGCGAGCGATCCGTCGCAGTACGTCCGCACGCGCGAGAAGGGTTCTCGCGACGTCACCTATCCCGCGTCCCCCGAGCCGCTCGCCGTTCCGGTGTACGACAACCACGCGCACCTCGAGATCGAAGACGGTGAGGCGGGACTGTCGCTGGACGAGCAGCTCGAGCGCGCCGGCGCGGTCGGCGTCGCCGGCGTCGTGCAGGCCGGTGGCGACATCGAGTCGAGCCGGTGGTCGGCCTGGGCCGCAGCAACCCACCCCCGTGTCCTCGCGGCGGTCGCGATCCACCCGAACGAGGCTCCCGCGTACGCCGCCGCCGGCCGCCTGGACGAGGCGATCGCCGCGATCGACGAGCTCGCCGCGCAGCCGCGGGTGCGGGCGATCGGCGAGTCGGGCCTGGACTTCTTCCGCACCGGCGCCGACGGCCTGCCCGCTCAGTTCGAGAGCTTCGAGGCGCACATCGCGCTGGCCAAGAAGCACGCGGTCGCGATGCAGATCCACGATCGCGACGCGCACGAGGCCGTGCTCGAGACGCTCGCACGCGTGGGCGCGCCCGAGCGCACGGTGTTCCACTGCTTCTCGGGCGACGCCGGCATGGCCCGGATCGCCGGGGAGCAGGGGTACTACCTCTCGTTCGCGGGCAATGTCACCTTCAAGAACGCGCAGAACCTCCGCGACGCGCTCGCGGTGATCCCGCGTGAGCTGATCCTGGTGGAGACGGATGCCCCGTTCCTGACGCCGGTTCCGCACCGCGGGCGGCCGAACGCGCCCTATCTCGTGCCGGTGACGGTGCGCTTCATGGCTGCCGAGCTCGGGGTGGACGTCGACGAGCTGTGCGCGCAGCTCGCCGCCAACACCGTCGAGGTCTACGGGGCGTTCGAAGACTGA
- a CDS encoding stealth conserved region 3 domain-containing protein has product MTMLSALPRATDPSTALIERPDVVVDRGILHLVHDDLAPHEAREADLLLVASALEEAGIEVLLVRHDRRLPALVVDLSRRDAAQAALAAVCDREPLYVKAKGRAPVLASDATAVAETPSVVRVYRPRLTRSGDHRYGAAWGVHLEFWRFGADTVDAPRDNALTRRTTALGDIAYETVERHGRRWRTIAGMFDPQPLEVTDDIDIVFSWVDGSASEFQRQRAAQMAEYVVGEGDDGPARYRHVDELRYALRSVHMYAPWVRRIFIATDSPVPAWLADHPKVTVVRSEEFFADPSVLPTHNSHAVEAQLHRIPGLAEHFLYSNDDMFFGRPVEPEMFFTPGGVTKFVECEVRIGPGAPAPHRSGHDNGLRVNRALLRERFGRTIVRDLEHCAAPLRKSVMAELEAAFPEDFARTAASRFRSATDISVTNSLYHYYALLTGRAIATRAPRVRYVQTTVASGLRRMERLTERADADMFCLNDGGEAEVPEEIRVRAIRDALERMFPVRAPWERDDVSAARESARSAHPAARR; this is encoded by the coding sequence ATGACCATGCTGTCTGCGCTGCCCCGTGCCACCGACCCGTCGACCGCGCTCATCGAGCGTCCCGACGTGGTCGTCGACCGCGGCATCCTCCATCTCGTCCACGACGATCTCGCACCGCACGAGGCGCGCGAGGCCGACCTGCTGCTGGTCGCGTCCGCGCTCGAGGAGGCGGGCATCGAGGTCCTCCTCGTCCGCCACGACCGGCGCCTCCCCGCCCTGGTCGTCGACCTGAGCCGCCGCGACGCCGCGCAGGCGGCGCTCGCGGCCGTCTGCGACCGCGAGCCGCTGTACGTCAAGGCCAAGGGTCGCGCGCCGGTGCTCGCGAGCGATGCGACCGCCGTCGCCGAGACCCCGTCGGTCGTGCGCGTGTACCGGCCGCGCCTGACCCGGTCGGGCGACCACCGCTACGGGGCGGCCTGGGGTGTGCACCTGGAGTTCTGGCGCTTCGGCGCCGACACCGTCGATGCGCCGCGCGACAACGCGCTGACCCGCCGCACCACCGCCTTAGGCGACATCGCCTACGAGACCGTCGAGCGCCACGGCCGCCGGTGGCGCACGATCGCCGGCATGTTCGACCCGCAGCCGCTCGAAGTGACCGACGACATCGACATCGTCTTCTCGTGGGTGGACGGCTCCGCCAGCGAGTTCCAGCGACAGCGGGCCGCCCAGATGGCCGAGTACGTCGTGGGCGAAGGCGACGACGGGCCGGCGCGCTACCGGCACGTCGACGAGCTGCGCTACGCCCTGCGCAGCGTGCACATGTACGCGCCGTGGGTGCGGCGCATCTTCATCGCGACCGACTCCCCGGTGCCCGCATGGCTGGCCGACCACCCGAAGGTCACCGTCGTGCGCAGCGAGGAGTTCTTCGCCGACCCGTCGGTGCTCCCGACGCACAACTCCCACGCGGTCGAAGCGCAGCTGCACCGCATCCCGGGGCTGGCCGAGCACTTCCTGTATTCGAACGACGACATGTTCTTCGGCCGGCCCGTCGAGCCCGAGATGTTCTTCACGCCCGGCGGGGTGACGAAGTTCGTCGAGTGCGAGGTGCGCATCGGCCCCGGCGCCCCGGCACCGCATCGCAGCGGTCACGACAACGGGCTGCGGGTCAATCGCGCGCTCCTGCGGGAGCGGTTCGGCCGCACGATCGTGCGCGACCTCGAGCACTGCGCGGCGCCGCTGCGCAAGAGCGTGATGGCTGAGCTCGAGGCGGCGTTCCCCGAGGACTTCGCCCGGACCGCGGCATCCCGCTTCCGCTCCGCCACCGACATCTCGGTGACCAACAGCCTGTACCACTACTACGCGCTGCTCACGGGGCGGGCGATCGCGACGCGTGCCCCCCGCGTGCGCTACGTGCAGACGACGGTGGCCTCGGGACTGCGCCGGATGGAGCGGCTCACCGAGCGCGCGGACGCCGACATGTTCTGCCTCAACGACGGCGGCGAGGCCGAGGTGCCCGAGGAGATCCGCGTGCGGGCGATCCGCGACGCACTCGAGCGCATGTTCCCGGTCCGCGCGCCGTGGGAGCGGGACGACGTCAGCGCAGCACGGGAATCGGCTCGGTCGGCGCATCCCGCCGCGCGGCGCTGA
- a CDS encoding phosphodiesterase: protein MRTAEYPAPERILLHLSDTHLRDAATPRLFDAVDGAERLAQTIAAIESSAVRPDAIVVTGDLADLGEPGAYATLRALIEPFAARLGARVLWVMGNHDDRGAFRAGLLDEASDVDPVDRVDELDGLRVITLDTTVPGRHHGEVSDAQLAWLAGVLATPAPLGTVLAMHHPPVPSVLPLAATVELRDQRRLGHVLRGTDVRAIIAGHLHYSTFATFAGIPVSVASSTCYAQDLTVPAGGTRPQDGAQAFNIVHVYDDTVVHSVVPVDAPRALEHIDADEAARRLSSAGVAPFSAARRDAPTEPIPVLR, encoded by the coding sequence ATGCGCACCGCCGAGTACCCGGCCCCCGAACGCATCCTGCTGCACCTGAGCGACACCCACCTCCGGGATGCCGCCACCCCGCGCCTCTTCGACGCCGTCGACGGCGCCGAGCGCCTGGCGCAGACCATCGCCGCCATCGAGTCCAGCGCCGTCAGGCCCGACGCGATCGTCGTCACCGGCGATCTCGCCGATCTCGGCGAGCCCGGCGCGTACGCCACCCTGAGGGCGCTCATCGAGCCGTTCGCCGCGCGCCTGGGTGCGCGCGTGCTGTGGGTGATGGGCAACCACGACGACCGCGGCGCCTTCCGAGCGGGCCTCCTGGACGAGGCATCCGACGTGGATCCGGTGGACCGGGTCGACGAGCTCGACGGCCTGCGTGTCATCACGCTCGACACCACGGTCCCCGGCCGGCACCACGGCGAGGTGAGCGACGCACAGCTCGCGTGGCTGGCCGGCGTGCTCGCGACGCCGGCGCCGCTCGGAACCGTCCTCGCGATGCACCACCCCCCGGTCCCGAGCGTGCTGCCCCTCGCGGCCACCGTCGAGTTGCGCGACCAGCGGCGCCTGGGCCATGTGCTGCGGGGCACCGACGTGCGCGCGATCATCGCCGGGCACCTGCACTACTCGACCTTCGCGACGTTCGCGGGCATCCCCGTCTCGGTGGCCTCGTCGACCTGCTACGCGCAGGATCTCACCGTGCCGGCCGGCGGCACCCGGCCGCAGGACGGCGCCCAGGCGTTCAACATCGTGCACGTCTACGACGACACGGTGGTGCACTCGGTCGTGCCGGTCGACGCGCCCCGCGCGCTGGAGCACATCGACGCCGACGAGGCCGCGCGCCGGCTGTCGTCGGCGGGCGTGGCGCCCTTCAGCGCCGCGCGGCGGGATGCGCCGACCGAGCCGATTCCCGTGCTGCGCTGA
- the rsmA gene encoding 16S rRNA (adenine(1518)-N(6)/adenine(1519)-N(6))-dimethyltransferase RsmA: MPVTLLGAAEIRALAAELDVTPTKKLGQNFVVDANTVRKIVAVAEVAAGDRVVEVGPGLGSLTLAILEAGASVTAVEIDHRLAARLPSTAAAHGVGDGALTVVDADALRVTALPGDPAVLVANLPYNVSVPVLLHFLETFPGLQRGVVMVQAEVGERLAAAPGSKVYGAPSAKAAWYGPWRLAGTVSRQVFWPVPNVDSVLVGFRRDPEPRGDELLRRRTFGIVDAAFQQRRKMLRQALSQVLGGSAAAASGVLESAGVAPTARGEDLSIDEYVRIARAAADPGDS, translated from the coding sequence ATGCCCGTGACACTCCTCGGTGCGGCCGAAATCCGCGCGCTGGCCGCCGAGCTCGACGTGACGCCGACGAAGAAGCTCGGGCAGAACTTCGTCGTGGACGCCAACACGGTCCGCAAGATCGTGGCCGTGGCGGAGGTCGCCGCCGGCGACCGGGTGGTGGAGGTCGGGCCGGGGCTGGGGTCGCTGACCCTCGCGATCCTCGAGGCCGGGGCATCCGTCACCGCCGTCGAGATCGATCACCGTCTGGCCGCGCGGCTGCCGTCGACCGCGGCCGCCCACGGCGTCGGGGACGGCGCGCTCACCGTGGTGGACGCCGACGCGCTGCGCGTCACGGCGCTGCCGGGGGATCCCGCTGTGCTGGTGGCGAACCTGCCCTACAACGTCAGCGTGCCGGTCCTGCTGCACTTCCTCGAGACGTTCCCGGGTCTTCAGCGCGGTGTGGTGATGGTGCAGGCCGAGGTGGGTGAGCGTCTCGCGGCGGCGCCGGGATCGAAGGTGTACGGCGCGCCCAGCGCGAAGGCCGCGTGGTACGGGCCGTGGCGGCTGGCCGGCACGGTCTCGCGTCAGGTCTTCTGGCCGGTGCCCAACGTCGACTCGGTGCTCGTGGGCTTCCGCCGCGACCCCGAGCCGCGCGGCGACGAGCTGCTCCGCCGTCGCACCTTCGGCATCGTCGACGCGGCGTTCCAGCAGCGCCGCAAGATGCTGCGCCAGGCGCTCTCGCAGGTGCTCGGCGGATCGGCGGCCGCGGCATCCGGCGTCCTGGAATCGGCCGGGGTGGCGCCTACGGCGCGCGGCGAGGACCTCTCCATCGACGAGTACGTGCGCATCGCCCGCGCTGCCGCAGATCCGGGGGACAGCTGA